In the Vicinamibacterales bacterium genome, GCGTTGGCGCCGCCGCCCACGTCGAGGAAGTTGGCGGGCGACCCGCCGGCCAGCTTGATGATGTCCATGGTCGCCATGGCCAGGCCGGCACCGTTGACCATGCAGCCGATGGTGCCGTCGAGGCGGATGTAGTTGAGCGAGAACTTCGAGGCCTCGACCTCCAGCGGGTCCTCTTCGCTGACGTCGCGCAGCTCGCGAATGTCCGGGTGGCGGTACATCGCGTTGTCGTCGAAGTTCATCTTGGCGTCGAGCGCCAGCAGGTCGCCGCTCTTGGTCACAATCAGCGGGTTGATTTCGAGGATCGACGCGTCGGTCGCGATGAAGGCCTGGTAGAGGGCCATCATCATCTTGACGCCCTTCTTGAGGGAGTCGCCCGTGAGGCCCAGCGCAAACCCGAGTTGCTGCGCCTGGAACGGCTGCAGGCCGACGCCCGGGTGGATGAACACTTTGTGAATCTTCTCCGGCGACTCCTCGGCGATCTTCTCAATCTCAACGCCGCCCTCACGGCTGACCATGAGGACGATGCGCTGGGTGGAGCGATCGACCACCAGGCCGAGGTAGAGCTCGCGGTCAATGGCGAGGCCCTCTTCGACGAGCAGCCGCGAGATCTTCTGGCCGTCGGGGCCGGTCTGGTAGGTCACGAGCGTCTTGCCCAGCAGCTCGCGCGCCACGGCCTCGGCTTCTTCGGCCGACTTGGTGAGCTTGACGCCGCCGGCCTTGCCGCGGCCGCCGGCGTGAATCTGTGCCTTCACCACCGCGATGGGGCCGCCGAGGCGCTTGGCGATGTCGTGCACTTCTTCGGGCGTGAACGCCACTTCCCCGCGGGGAACCGGCACGCCGTACTTGGAGAGGACAGCTTTGGCTTGGTACTCGTGAATTTTCATGTGGAGGCGATTAGTTTATTACACGGCGCCCCATAAAGGGGGACGACCAGCGTCACGCGCCTTCGGGATGATAATATCAACCGTTGAGCACCTCCTTAATGACACCGCTGAAAGCGTTTTCCTCATCCATCGGCTCCAAGTTCCTCATCGCGTTCACCGGGCTATCTCTGTTCGTCTTCCTGATTGCCCACCTGGCGGGCAACCTGCTGTTCATCGCCGGACCGGACGCGTTCAATCACTACTCGCACTCGCTGATCAGCAACCCGCTGATTCTCGGCGCCGAAGCCGGCCTGGTGGCCATCTTCGCGCTCCACATCTTCAAGACGGTCGGGATGGTCGTGGCCAACCGCGGCGCCCGGCCCGAGCGGTACGCGACGCACAAGTGGGCCAAGGGCAAGAACGACCGCAGCCGCAAGAGCCTGTCGTCCACCACGATGATCCTGACCGGGACGATCACGCTCTTGTTCGTCGTGACGCACCTGATCACCTTCAAGTACGGGCCCTATTACGAGACCGCGGAAGGCATTCGCGACCTGTATCGGCTGCAACTGGCGGTGTTTAGCGATCCGACCTACGTCGCCTTCTATCTGGTGTGCATGAGCGTGATTGGCTTTCACCTCTGGCACGGCATTTCGAGCGCCGCGCAGTCGTTCGGCGTGGACAGCCCGCAGTGGACGCCGCGTATTGTCTGGACCGGCCGGCTGCTGACCGCCGTGATTACCGCGGGCTTCGCCCTGCTGCCGGTGTTTACCTTCGTCGTGGGGCGTAACTGACATGACTCTCGATTCACGAACGCCCAGCGGCCCGATTGGCGACAAGTGGGACCGGCGCAAGTTCGAAAACAAGCTGGTGAACCCCGCCAACCGGCGGAAGTTCCAGGTCATCGTGGTGGGCACCGGCCTGGCCGGCGCCTCGGCGGCCGCCTCGCTGGGTGAGCTCGGCTACCCGGTGAAAGTGTTCGGCATTCACGACAGCCCCCGCCGCGCGCACAGCATTGCCGCGCAGGGCGGCATCAACGCGGCGAAGAACTATCGCAACGACGGCGACAGCGCCTACCGCCTGTTCTACGACACCATCAAGGGCGGCGACTATCGCGCCCGCGAAGCCAACGTCTATCGCCTCGCCCAGATGTCGGTGAACATCATCGACCAGTGCGTGGCGCAGGGCGTGCCCTTCGCGCGCGAGTACGGCGGGCTGCTGGACAACCGCTCGTTCGGCGGCGCGCAGGTGTCGCGCACGTTCTACGCCCGCGGCCAGACCGGCCAGCAACTCCTGCTGGGCGCCTACCAGTCGATGATGCGGCAGGTGGACGCCGGCACGGTCTCCCTGTTCCAGCGGCGCGAGATGCTCGACCTGGTGGTCGTCAACGGCCAGGCCCGGGGCATCGTCTGCCGCAACCTGGTCACCGGCGAGCTCGAGTCGCACGAGGCCGACGCCGTGCTGCTCTGCACGGGCGGCTATGGCAACGTGTTCTACCTGTCGACCAACGCCGTGAACTCGAACGTCACTGCGGCCTGGCGCGCCCACAAGCGCGGCGCCTTTTTCGCCAACCCGTGCTTCACGCAGATTCACCCGACCTGCATCCCGGTGAGCGGCGATCATCAGTCGAAGCTCACCCTGATGTCGGAGAGCCTGCGCAACGACGGCCGGGTCTGGGTGCCGAAGAAGCAGGGCGACAAGCGCCCGCCGGCGCAGATTCCCGACTCGGAACGCGACTACTACCTGGAACGGCGCTACCCCGCCTTCGGCAACCTCGTGCCGCGCGACGTCGCATCGCGGGCCGCCAAGGCCGTGTGCGACGACGGCCACGGCGCCGGCGACTCGGGCCTGTCGGTCTACCTCGACTTCGCCGACGCCATCAAGCGCCACGGCGTTGACACCATCAAGGCGCGCTACGGCAACCTGTTCGACATGTACGCCCGGATTACGGACGAGAACCCGTATGAGGCGCCCATGCGCATCTACCCCGCCGTGCACTACGCGATGGGCGGCCTGTGGGTGGACTACAACCTGATGTCCACCGTGCCGGGCCTGTTCGTGCTGGGCGAAGCGAACTTCTCCGACCACGGCGCCAACCGGCTGGGCGCCAGCGCCCTGATGCAGGGCCTGGCCGACGGCTATTTCGTCGCGCCCTACACCGTGGCCAACTACCTGGGCGGGACGAGCCTGCCTCCCGTGCCGGCCTCGCACGACGCGTTCGGCGCCGCCAAGGCCGAGGCGCAGGGGCGCATCGACCGCGTGCTGCAGGTCAAGGGCAAGCGCACGGTGCGCGAGTTCCACCGCTCCCTTGGCGCCATCTGCTGGGATCACGTCGGCATGGCGCGCACCGAAGCCGGGCTGGCCGAAGCCATCGTGCAGATTCGCCGCCTCCGCGAGGAGTTCTGGCAGGACGTCGCCGTGTCCGGCGAGGTCAGCAACCTGAACCCGGGTCTCGACTACGCCGGCCGGGTGGCCGACTACATGGAATTTGCCGAGGTGCTGGCCCTCGACGCGCTCGAGCGGCGCGAGTCGTGCGGCGGGCACTTCCGCGAGGAATACCAGACCCCCGACGGCGAGGCGCTTCGAAAAGACGACGAGTATTCGTACGTGGCGGCGTGGGAATTCAAGGGCGTGGGGACGCGACCGGAGCTGCACAAGGAAGCCCTGGTCTTCGAGGAAGTCCACCCGACGCAGCGGAGCTACAAGTGATGGCGATGACGGTGAAATTGAAAGTGTGGCGCCAGCCCGGACCGGGGCAACCCGGGAAGCTGGTGGACTACGTGGCCGGCAACATCCACCCCGACATGTCGTTTCTCGAGATGCTGGACGTGGTCAACGAAGACCTGATTCGCAAGGGCCAGGACCCGATTGCGTTCGACTCGGACTGCCGCGAGGGCATCTGCGGCAGCTGCGGGCTGGTCATCGACGGAATCCCGCACGGGCCCGACAAGGGCGCCACCACCTGCCAGGTGCACATGCGGCGGTTCCGTAACGGCGAGACCATCACCATTGAGCCGTTCCGGGCCAAGGCCTTCCCCGTGCTCAAGGACCTGGTCGTGGACCGTGCGGCGTTCGACCGCATCATCGCCGCGGGCGGTTACGTGTCGATGAACGCCGGCGGCGCACCCGAGGCCAACAACCTGCCCATCGCCAAGGACATCGCTGACCGGGCCATGGATTCCGCCCAGTGCATCGGCTGCGGCGCCTGCGTCGCGGCCTGCAAGAACGCCGCCGCTCACCTGTTCACCTCCGCCAAGATCACGCACCTCGGCCTGTTGCCGCAGGGCGAGCCCGAACGCGACCGCCGCGTGGTCCGCATGGTGGCGCAGATGGATGACGAAGGGTTCGGGAGCTGTTCGAACGAAGGGGAATGCGAAGCGGTGTGCCCGAAGGAAATCCCGATCTCCAATATTGCGCGGATGAACCGGGACTTCCTTCGAGCGATGGTGAAATAAGGCACCCCGTAAAGGGGTGCCCTACGGGGCTGGTTGTCTAGACGCCGATCACATCCACGAGTTCCTTTACGGCACCGGCTGACTTGTTGAAGGCGGCCTGCTCTTCGGCGGTGAGCTTGATCTGGATGATCTGTTCCACGCCCTTGGCGCCCAGCTTCACCGGCACGCCCACGAACAGGTCGTGGATCCCGTACTCGCCCTGCAGGTAGACCGAGCACGGCATGATCTTCTTCTGATCCTTCAGGATCGCCTCGACCATGAGGGCCGCGGACGCGCCGGGCGCGTACCAGGCGCTGGTGCCGACCAGTTTCGTGATTTCGGCGCCGCCGTTGGCGGTGCGCTCGCAAATCGCGGCAATTCTGTCGGCCGGCAACAATTCCGTGATCGGAATGCCGGCGACCGTGGTGAAACGCGGCAGGGGCACCATGGTGTCACCGTGTCCGCCGAGCACGAAGGACGAGACGTTCTCCACCGAAACCCCGAGTTCCATGGCGATGAACGTGCTCATGCGAGCCGAGTCGAGCACGCCGGCCATGCCGATCACGCGCTCGCGGGGGAACTTGCTCAGCTTGTAGACGGCCTGCGACATCGCGTCCAGCGGGTTGGCCACCGGCACGATGATGCAGTTCGGCGAGTACTTGACGACTTCCGCCGTCACGTTCTGCATGATTTCGTAGTTGACCTTCAGCAGGTCGTCACGGCTCATGCCAGGCTTGCGCGGCATGCCCGACGTAATCACGACCACGTCGGAGTTGGCGCTCTCCGCGAAATCTTTCGTGCCAACACCGACGACGCGCGAGGCTGATCCTTCGATCGGGCACGATTCGTAAATGTCGAGGGCCACGCCCGCCGCCTTGGTCTCGGCGATGTCGATGACCACGACATCAGCGAGCTCTTTCTGCGCGATGCAACGCGCGACGGTTGCGCCGACATTTCCCGCACCACCAACGACCGTAACTTTCCGATTCATGAATGACTCCGTTAGGTCAGATTCCCTGTAACCGTCCGCGCGCGATCCACAGTTTCTGTGGAAAACCTTGTGGAAAACCGCGCATGAACACCGTGTAACGCTCGCGTTTCGGAACAAATCAGCGGATTGCACCATCCGTGGTGCGTTGCGCCGTCACCCTTCACGCGTCACATCGACACAAGTGCAGTATTATATCGGCTCACACTGTTCCCGTTTCATAGTTCACATTCAAACCGCAAAGGCTCGCCGCTGCATGTTGATTGTTGTTGCCGACGATCTCCCGAAGACCGCCCTCGAACTGCTCCGCTCCGAAGGATGGACGGTGGATGCGCGTTCAGGTCGAACCCCCGAACAATTGAAAGGTGATTTGGTCGAGGCCGACGCGATTGTCGTGCGCAGCGCCACCAAGGTCACCGCCGACATCATCGCCGCCGCCCCGAAGCTGCGCGCCATCGCCCGCGCCGGAACCGGCGTGGACAACGTCAACGTCGAGGCCGCCAGCACGCGCGGCATCGTCGTGATGAACGCGCCGGGCGCCAACAGCATCAGCGTGGCCGAGCTG is a window encoding:
- a CDS encoding fumarate reductase/succinate dehydrogenase flavoprotein subunit codes for the protein MTLDSRTPSGPIGDKWDRRKFENKLVNPANRRKFQVIVVGTGLAGASAAASLGELGYPVKVFGIHDSPRRAHSIAAQGGINAAKNYRNDGDSAYRLFYDTIKGGDYRAREANVYRLAQMSVNIIDQCVAQGVPFAREYGGLLDNRSFGGAQVSRTFYARGQTGQQLLLGAYQSMMRQVDAGTVSLFQRREMLDLVVVNGQARGIVCRNLVTGELESHEADAVLLCTGGYGNVFYLSTNAVNSNVTAAWRAHKRGAFFANPCFTQIHPTCIPVSGDHQSKLTLMSESLRNDGRVWVPKKQGDKRPPAQIPDSERDYYLERRYPAFGNLVPRDVASRAAKAVCDDGHGAGDSGLSVYLDFADAIKRHGVDTIKARYGNLFDMYARITDENPYEAPMRIYPAVHYAMGGLWVDYNLMSTVPGLFVLGEANFSDHGANRLGASALMQGLADGYFVAPYTVANYLGGTSLPPVPASHDAFGAAKAEAQGRIDRVLQVKGKRTVREFHRSLGAICWDHVGMARTEAGLAEAIVQIRRLREEFWQDVAVSGEVSNLNPGLDYAGRVADYMEFAEVLALDALERRESCGGHFREEYQTPDGEALRKDDEYSYVAAWEFKGVGTRPELHKEALVFEEVHPTQRSYK
- a CDS encoding succinate dehydrogenase cytochrome b subunit; translated protein: MTPLKAFSSSIGSKFLIAFTGLSLFVFLIAHLAGNLLFIAGPDAFNHYSHSLISNPLILGAEAGLVAIFALHIFKTVGMVVANRGARPERYATHKWAKGKNDRSRKSLSSTTMILTGTITLLFVVTHLITFKYGPYYETAEGIRDLYRLQLAVFSDPTYVAFYLVCMSVIGFHLWHGISSAAQSFGVDSPQWTPRIVWTGRLLTAVITAGFALLPVFTFVVGRN
- the sucC gene encoding ADP-forming succinate--CoA ligase subunit beta, with the translated sequence MKIHEYQAKAVLSKYGVPVPRGEVAFTPEEVHDIAKRLGGPIAVVKAQIHAGGRGKAGGVKLTKSAEEAEAVARELLGKTLVTYQTGPDGQKISRLLVEEGLAIDRELYLGLVVDRSTQRIVLMVSREGGVEIEKIAEESPEKIHKVFIHPGVGLQPFQAQQLGFALGLTGDSLKKGVKMMMALYQAFIATDASILEINPLIVTKSGDLLALDAKMNFDDNAMYRHPDIRELRDVSEEDPLEVEASKFSLNYIRLDGTIGCMVNGAGLAMATMDIIKLAGGSPANFLDVGGGANAEQIRNAFKILMSDKNVKAVLINIFGGILRCDVLAAGVIAAVKELGVPVPIVIRMKGTNVEEGKKMLAESGLNFATADTMGEAADKVVALAGGR
- a CDS encoding succinate dehydrogenase/fumarate reductase iron-sulfur subunit, coding for MTVKLKVWRQPGPGQPGKLVDYVAGNIHPDMSFLEMLDVVNEDLIRKGQDPIAFDSDCREGICGSCGLVIDGIPHGPDKGATTCQVHMRRFRNGETITIEPFRAKAFPVLKDLVVDRAAFDRIIAAGGYVSMNAGGAPEANNLPIAKDIADRAMDSAQCIGCGACVAACKNAAAHLFTSAKITHLGLLPQGEPERDRRVVRMVAQMDDEGFGSCSNEGECEAVCPKEIPISNIARMNRDFLRAMVK
- the mdh gene encoding malate dehydrogenase, with the translated sequence MNRKVTVVGGAGNVGATVARCIAQKELADVVVIDIAETKAAGVALDIYESCPIEGSASRVVGVGTKDFAESANSDVVVITSGMPRKPGMSRDDLLKVNYEIMQNVTAEVVKYSPNCIIVPVANPLDAMSQAVYKLSKFPRERVIGMAGVLDSARMSTFIAMELGVSVENVSSFVLGGHGDTMVPLPRFTTVAGIPITELLPADRIAAICERTANGGAEITKLVGTSAWYAPGASAALMVEAILKDQKKIMPCSVYLQGEYGIHDLFVGVPVKLGAKGVEQIIQIKLTAEEQAAFNKSAGAVKELVDVIGV